Below is a window of Onychostoma macrolepis isolate SWU-2019 chromosome 06, ASM1243209v1, whole genome shotgun sequence DNA.
GGCAACTAGTGTTATCAGCAAGCAAATCCCCCCACCCCACCCACCAAGCATGAGGACTGGCAAAACCCTCTGTGAAAAAGTTCCTACCAAGACGGCTCTCGATGACTTTGATAGAGTTGGAGAAGTGCTCAATGGCTTGGCTGTACTGGGCTGTGTAGCTGTAAGTTGTGCCCAGCTGGTAATGAGTCTCAGCCAGAAGACGACTATGAGAAGGAAGGCGTTTCAGCTGCAAGGTTAAACACTCATTGAAGTCCTCTAGGGCCTGGCTGTAGTTACCTACATAAAACAAAACGGAGAGACTAGTTAATGAAGAGTGAAGAATGACTAATGAAGGGTAACTTCAATTTTACAGCAACTTGCGAAACCCAAAAAGGTCCTTAAAATTAAGTCTTAGGTTTCATCTACTCCCGATTCatacacacctgattcagctcCAACTTCTCCAAGTTTAAGGTAAATCTGTGCCGCCATTAGCTGATCTTCTTTGCTGTCTTTTCTTCAAACCAAATAAAAGATCATGTGTCTTTTGAAATGAAGCTCGCACAAATGCAGAATTAAAATAAGTCTAAAAAAGGTACGTAATGAAGGCATACCTTTTATAAATCACCTTTGCAACCTCAAGCATCTCCCAGGCCAACTGCAGGTTTCCAACTTCATCCTCCTCACTCTCCTAAAAGGAACAAGGACACAATGATAAACCAGTAAAATCTATGAAGACAGGGACACAATTTTtctccctcttttttttttttttttacaatggatTACAAACCTTATCTTTTGTTTCACCCTCTGCATCCGCATCTTCATCctcatcatcctcatcatcatcatcctcatctaAAACATACAAGAAGTTAACTCACTGACATTGACCTAATGTGAAAACCCATCACCTTGGACACCCTTAGTGACACCGCAGCTTAAAAGCTAAATACTCAATGGATCCACCAGTGTTTAGAAGATTCACCAGGTGAAGTCTAGCAAAAGGCATTTAATACGCAAATCTTGTGCTCCCCAGACTCCATGCTTCACTACCTCCTCCATCCTCTTCCATTGGTTCTTCATTCTCTTCATTTCCATGTTTCTCCTCAACCTTTTCATCTTGTTCAGCCTTTTCAATTGCTCTATTTGACACGGTGACATCTTCCTTTTTAGAAGCACTTTCATCCACACCTTCTGACTTCTCAGCATCTTTTTCAGCAGGTTTCTCATTTTCAGCAGGTTTTGCCTCGTGTTCAGCTGGTTTCTCAGTTTTAGGTGATGCTGCACCCCCTTCATTTGGCGATTCAACCTTCTCCTGCTTCTTTACTTCCTCTTGGTTCTTCTGCTCGCCTTCCCCCACCTCTTTTTCGACCTCTGACTGAGTTTTGTCCTCTGACATGGCATCATAAACCTGTGCTCGAAGCTCATCTCTGGTTTTCTCTGCATCATAGTACAAACGGAGGGATATTTCTAGGTTACGgttaggctgatgatacacggggcaactttGAACAATTTTGCTGGGCAacttttgagcaatgttgctggGGCAGTTTCCTCACTGAGAATCGGTAACAAACTTCTATCTGGATACGTTAGAGCGGTCATGGGCCCCatgtctcacctggttgcccaTTAACGCCAACATTAACCAAAGTCGCCCTGCAAAATTTCTCAAGCTGTCCCATGTATCGTCAGCCTTAGAGTCCCTCTTAATCAGAATCAAGTTATGTGTTGTCAATATGTACTGGTTTGTGCAGAACACCGACAACTGTCAATTTGGTGACTCTTTGGAAACAGCTTTTTTGCAAATGTGATGTCAAGCCCTGAGCATACATGAAAAgcacaaaattaattttaactgACAAACAAAACTTAACAAACCATCCAAGTTGTCTGCGCTTTCAATCTTAGAGTCATTCTGTTTCTCGCCCTCTTCAGAGGATTCTTCTGGGACTCCCTCTAAAGCATTACCAAGCACTGTATTCTCCATCCTAAATTAGgattcaaaacaacaaaagttaaataaactgatacttttctttatataaatgtaatgccTTCAATTCTAATTAATCCAGATACCTGGCAAGCTCCAGAAGGGCTTTCCCACACAAGAAAAAAGCTTCACCACATTCATCAGCAGTGTCTCCATACTTTTCAGCTCTTAAGGGGGAAATGGGTTACACATTATGCAAATATAGAGcttaatattaaaaagtgtaCCCACTCAAACAATGTACCACAAATTCCCTTTGCATAATTCATATGCACTACAATATTCCTTCACTACTCACAGCATGGCACAAGCCTCCTGGAACACACTGACCGCAGACACAACATCACCCATCACCAAGTGCCGGTTGCCTGTGCCAATCAGCTTCTTTGCTTCCTCAGAAACATCGACGGAGCTGCAAAAGTAAACGAAAATGTGAGTGTAACGAAACCCAACTCATTTTAGTGAATTGAGCGGTTTTAATAAGACGAAGTCCAGATAACACCTCACCTGTCTGCAGCGCTTGACGAGGAAGGTTTCTCCTCCatactgcaaaaataaacaatacaaaaatagtCATACATTATTAAAAAGCCTTGCTTCGTCAGAAGAATACGTCCAATGAGAGCAAAATGTCACTAAAGTTTGCTTCAGAAGCTCACTGCGAAGGACCGAAGTTAGCACGATGCTACCATGTTATTTCTTGACCGTGTGTCAACATTACACGCGTTTATGGCTAACATCTAACGTCACAGTTTAATGTCAGTAGAATACTCAAAGTGGGCAATTTAAAGTGATATTTGTGTCGTTACCGCCACCTTTCAAACTTAACGCTCGACTTCGGCGCGTGTGCAGTCATTTCAATGCAGCGCCAAGCTCACCGACGGGCCATTCATGACTGCGTGTCAACAGAGCGGGAATTTCCTCATTCAGGATATATTAGAAACAAGCTAGCCGTTCATATTAAACCCTCTCCCGCCAAATGAGAGCAACCAAACACAACACGTCAACGGGAATCAACGGTGATGCCATCCCGTCGCATGCGACGATGTCCGGGCGCGGGAGAAAAGCGAATAGAAGCACGAGGGCGACACATTTTTCCTGACAAGGACGGAGCTGCTGGAGCTTTGTTATCAAACCAGCCTAAACCTTTCACACTGACTTCCTCTAACTTCTGCTTACTTCCCTGGAGCGCGCTTAACTTAAAAATGGTATTTTTACCTTTCGGCAGTCGAAGCAGCTGCTGTTTCCTCGGGCATTTTAATGCGTTAAATAAACTAAGCTGTAGTGTGCTGTTGGATGATGTGAGTACAGATGGCAGGTTTGTGAAGCTGTTCCTGAATTAGTCTTTGTTGGCGCCTTTAAATACGGATACAAGCCGTACTTCCGCTGAACTACGACCCTGTCACAAAAACGCGGGAGAATAAATTTAAAGGGCAAGTAACCATATTACGCTTTTGCTAAAACCATATGAACTATAAGATTGTAATATGTCTAACTGGACAAGATGAATGGAAAGTCTATTTTATCTAGATTTTGTGAGactattgtgaaatgttatttattttttaaatatttatattaaattatttttataaaattaaaaccttATTCACTTTCTTATTTAAAACATGTTCCTGgtgttattgtaaataaaatataataaattatattctataataaaattaatgattataatagttactattattatattaatatataaaaactctCTTTATCAGATTACCTTTCCAAGAGGGAGGGTAATAGAAATAGTTAAATATTCAggcatttttacaattaaatattttgccaatatattttaaatgatatatatatatatatatagaattacAGTAATTAGAGTCTGatttattgacaaaaaaaatatgtcaaaataaCCTTAAGGGTCTTAAAAACAtgctttattttcaaaatgtaaatttgttttttaaaagtgaTAATCCAGGCATATTCTTGATAAGTTTCATAAAATTCACTCTTAAACATTgtgaatgcatttaaaatcagCCCTTGTTCATCAAGTTTCATTCCAcacgaaaaaaataaaataatcgaGCACACATTTCAAtatgtaacaaaaatgttttattatgtttagAAGTATACAGAGAAGCGAATGGGCATTGGTTCCAAGGCACAGAATCACGCAGAAGTGTGTATTAATAGGGGTCATTAAAAGGGTAGTGAGGATGTCCTGCATCTCGGGGGACAGACTTCCCATCAACCTACAAAAACAGATGCAAATAGATATTGTATGTAATCGCAAACTACTTTTGGAATGCATTTGATTTGCAGAGTCTTCACAATCAGCACACTTAAAAACAGAAGCTTcaacattatatttcattttaaagtaaccTCTTTGTTAATGGCCATGTAAACTTTGGTGCTGTTGTATGATGAGGCTTACAGTAATGGTTGGCACAATGTAACGCCAGCCTCTGTGCAATGCTGTCACTTGATTCATTTCCTCAGGTTCAAGAGTGAAATCAAACACCTGTAAATGAGCAGAGCAAATGTATTGCATGGTTACAATACATGGTCATAAACACTCTAGAACATGAAAGAGTAAAGAAAAACGTGCAGAAACCTGGATATTCTCTTTGATCCGAGACTGTGTAATGCTCTTTGGGATAGTCACTACTCCTCGTTGAGTTTGCCACCTGACAAAATATCAATGAAGAAATACTATGTAACAACCAGTGAAGAAACCATGCACAACTAGTGCAAAAGCCTGAATTTACCTGATGATAATTTGTGCAGGAGTCTTGTTGTATTTCTTGGCTAGTGCAGCAATGGCTGGTTCCTCCAACAGCACAGGTTCCTCTGGATGCTTCCAGGCTCGGTCAGGAGATCCCAGCGGACTGTAGGCGGTCATCACCAAACCGCGATCCCGGCAGTGAGCCAACAGCTCAACCTGTGCAAGGTATGGATGGGACTCCACCTGCAAAACACTATTGTTACTCTACAAACTGATATAATGGACCACATAAATTGTAACATCAAATTTTCTTCTGACCTGCAAAACAGTTGGTTTGACGCTTGCAACTGACAAGACGTCATCAATCTGCCTGCTATTGAAGTTCGAGAGCCCGATGGCCCTGACAAGGCCCTTTCCCACAAGTTTTTCCATAGCAGCCCATGTCAGCTTGTAGTCTATGTTGTCATACAGCAAGGTTCCATCCTCCTTCCTGGGAAAAGAGGTATCACCTCGTCTGGACAAAAATAAGAAGATTAAACACTTTACTGGTATCTGAAAAAAGGCCGAgcacattaaagggatagtctgTCCTctttattcaccctcatttcattccaacctgtatgacttttttcttcggTGGGAGATATTTTGACAAATGTTGTTAGTAACCAAACCATTtcagttcccattgacttccattattttatttttttttaccatacaatggaagtcaatgggaactaAAACTGTTTAGtaccaacagtcttcaaaattcttcaaaagatgacagaattttcatttttgggtggactatccctacTAATGAGCACTTCATAATTAATTCCCCAAAGGAGATAAAGAAAACATCATGTTTATATTAGCAATAAAGAAGATAACCTAGATAAGACTATTATAACAATGGACTATTACAGAGTCTTGCACCCTTTAATCtctatttttagattttaaaactTAAGTTAGTTCTGAGAAAATTAATTCAAAGTAATTCATACATAGTACtttgtctatgtgtgtgtgtgtatagaattaatacatacactatattgccaaaagtattgggtcacccccttctaatgaacaggtttgactactttagtaatttccatgagtacaaatcttaatgtttaagcatataacgATAtcctagggaattgtgtgcttctaattttaaagcaacagtttggacaggacccttttctattctaacatgacaatgcctctgtgtataaggcaaggttcaaaaagaaatgattgatttagtcagtgtggaagaacttgactggtctgcagaaagccaagtcctaatccaagctgaacacctctggtgtgactttaaatgcagatcttgagccaaaaactctttaccaaacaccaatgatttgtacatacactatatggacaaacgtattgggacacccccttctttagaacagaaaaaggcacttccaaaactgtggcaacaaagatggaaacataattaatttatttaaaaattgtatttccatctctgttgcaacagttttggaagtgtctaaaatgactgtacccatatgtacaaatcattggtgtttggtaaagagtttttggctcaagatctgcatttaaagtcacaccagaggtgttcagcttggattaggacttggctttctgcagaccagtcaagttcttccacactgactcaatcaatcatttctttttgaaccttgcctgatacacagaggcattgtcatgttagaatagaaaagggtcctgtccaaactgttgctttaaaattagaagcacacaattccctagaatatcattatatgcttaaacattaagatgtgtactcatggaaatcacttaagtagtcaaacctgttcattagaagggggtgacccaatacttttggcaatatagtgtatatctATTCATTATGAGAAGAGCTGAAGGCTTACTGGAAGGCATATGGCCAATGGATGAGGTAAAGGTCTAGGTACTCCAGCTTCAAATCTTTCAAAGTCTTTAAAAGAGATGGTTCCACATCATCTGGGTGATGTTTTGTATTCCACAGTTTGGAGGTCACAAATACATCCTCTCGCCTTATGCCCTGAAAAAAGACAACAGTTGTAAAGCACACGTCCATTGTATATTTCAGTGTGTGAGTATGCGTTTAATGTTTGTAATCTACTTGGTTGACCTACTTTTTCAGGTCCCATCATTTCCTGAAATGCTTCACCGATCTCTGGCTCATTCCCATAAATGGGAGCACAGTCAATGTGCCGATAGCCAGATTGCAGTGCCCAAATAATTGCCTGTTTTACCTGcaattaataacatatttataCAAAATGCTTTTTGGAGTTCTACAcaataattaaagcaaaagattattgcagaaaatgtCGGATAGTATACTGAAGAACTGCAGATCCTAGTAAACCTGCTGTCATACTCAATACAGCATATTCAGATTCAAATTCGGTCATAATTACAGTTGGGATGATGCACAGAAATCTTACCTGTCCTGGTTCACTCTTCCACGTCCCAAGTCCCACAAGGGGCATCTTTCGCCCAGTGCTGAGAACAGCAAAGTCATTCATACTCATCCTGTGTGCCTtcagagaaaagaaaacaaagaacaCAATTTGAACAGTGTTCATACATGGAAGAGATTTTAGGATATTAAATCTATGATTTAATCCCTGTCCTAGTAAATCAATCTAAACCCTAAACACTCACAGAAAGGTTGCAGGAGGCGCAGTGAATGCAAACTGTTCAGTGCTTAAATTCAGGAGCAGAATGGAAGGAAGTGTAACCTGCTGACTTATCAGCTGACTTCCACAGCAGCTCTAGCAGGAcgtaaatattgtaaaacatcCTGGGCTGCATTTTTTGGGACAGCATAACCTTTGGTTTAGcaaacattataaaattaataattaaattagtttGAAACACACAGtctttgtattttaataagggAGTTTAAATCAAGTCGAAATCACCTCCATGCATTTCAGGCACACCCCCAGTCATTATTCTAGATCAGCTTGCTCTAAATTGTCTAGTTAGTGCCGTGAATCACACAGACAGCTGGATAACATACCATTCGACAGTAAAACTTGTGAGAATGAATGACAAGTCGCAGAGCGCGTTGAATATGCTGCATTTCTCCCTGTAAAATCAGGTCAACTAGTGTCCCATGTGGCGCATCATAACAAGGAATATTTTTCCTAGGTCAGGAATAGTGTTATATTATTTGTTCTGATACTTACAGTGTATTAATAGGTCAAGGAACGTCTCCGCTATATTAACTATCCAGgttgattaaaaattatttgaatattttctcaTAACGTTGACGTATCTACTTCCTGTTCGCTGTTCTCTTAAAAAcagctgtcaaaataaaagtctccataatattaacattacagCAATTTCCTCACCTCCAGACTCTTTCCtagaataaaaatttaaaattgataTTCGCTATTTgccaaattaaaaacatgtaattttagTCACAGATCATATTAAAATTGTATGATCAATCTGAAACTCATTCAAGTGTTCTTTAATGTCCACCATCCTTTGTACACTTCTACATGtcttttcttttgaaatttaaaagtaaaagagAAAGTTAGCGATGCTTTGTTTTGCTTATTACCCTAccatttattgaaaataaatattccaGCTCTCCCTCTCCTATAGATTTAATACTTGAACCAATGTGTATTGGGAAAGGGatgatttcagttttttatgACAAAATATGTTCTTTGCATATAAGCTCACTGACATCCATAAAAACTCAATGGGAGGAAGACTTATTAGAAGACATCTCAGACGAACTGTGGGAAAGCGTTTTATACAGGGTGCATTCCTCATCTGTGTGTGCCAAACACAGTTGGATCCAATGCAAAATACTTCATACGCATTGGACtaaagcaggggtgtcaaactcagttcctggagggccacagccctgcacagtttagatgcaaccctaattaaacacacctgatccagccaATCAAGTCAttaaggcttatttgaaaactacatggtatgtgagttggagcagggttggaactaaactctgcagggctgcggccctccaggaactgagttcgACACCCCTGGACTAAGGTCAAACTTCCTAAAATTTACTCTGATGTTTCTCCTATCTGTGACCGTTGTCGTCAGGCTACTGCAACCCTGGCACATATGTTTTGGTTCTGCCGAACTCTATATGGATATTGGTCGGAAATATTTGAGATAATGTCaattctaaaatatttgatattttgtagtTTGTGGAAAatcctataaaataaaataaattaatctctCATGAAATTAAGTGCAGTTTGGCCAACTTTACCCCAGAGCACTAAAACAGTATGAGTGTTTATGTCCAGTCTTCTCTTGGCTTTAGTTGTTTAACTTAAATTCTGTCGTAGAATCAAACAGAATTCAGAGACTGAAATCATACCAAAATAACAGCAAAGGAAATTTTCTCGTAGACTGTTTCAATCATTGTCTTTATAAGAGGAAAAATGGAAAGTACAATacatcaaatgtttattttacacagtACAGTTAATTCAGGATGGAAATTTCTGGTTGTAAATTTCaattaaaagtataaaacagcatcaaaaacCTATGAAGACTAAACTGGGCTTGGGCAGTTTACACAGAATAAGATCAAGCTTTTTATGACAGAAATTGCACTGTCTCTCCATATGTTACAGAGaacaaaaatatctatatatatatata
It encodes the following:
- the nasp gene encoding nuclear autoantigenic sperm protein isoform X6 — its product is MPEETAAASTAESMEEKPSSSSAADSSVDVSEEAKKLIGTGNRHLVMGDVVSAVSVFQEACAMLAEKYGDTADECGEAFFLCGKALLELARMENTVLGNALEGVPEESSEEGEKQNDSKIESADNLDEKTRDELRAQVYDAMSEDKTQSEVEKEVGEGEQKNQEEVKKQEKVESPNEGGAASPKTEKPAEHEAKPAENEKPAEKDAEKSEGVDESASKKEDVTVSNRAIEKAEQDEKVEEKHGNEENEEPMEEDGGDEDDDDEDDEDEDADAEGETKDKESEEDEVGNLQLAWEMLEVAKVIYKRKDSKEDQLMAAQIYLKLGEVGAESGNYSQALEDFNECLTLQLKRLPSHSRLLAETHYQLGTTYSYTAQYSQAIEHFSNSIKVIESRLAMLQEVIDKAEGAEAAKEEKGELEELKQLLPEITEKIEDAKESQRTAAAASEAIHQTLAGASTSSAFPAENGGPSSSTASQIPVRPADGASSSKSASDISHLVRKKRKPDEESPKKDSDAKKTKQETSVNGSGDSAHIGNGLQEKMEQEPASSSSVETSA
- the akr1a1b gene encoding aldo-keto reductase family 1 member A1-B isoform X2; protein product: MSMNDFAVLSTGRKMPLVGLGTWKSEPGQVKQAIIWALQSGYRHIDCAPIYGNEPEIGEAFQEMMGPEKGIRREDVFVTSKLWNTKHHPDDVEPSLLKTLKDLKLEYLDLYLIHWPYAFQRGDTSFPRKEDGTLLYDNIDYKLTWAAMEKLVGKGLVRAIGLSNFNSRQIDDVLSVASVKPTVLQVESHPYLAQVELLAHCRDRGLVMTAYSPLGSPDRAWKHPEEPVLLEEPAIAALAKKYNKTPAQIIIRWQTQRGVVTIPKSITQSRIKENIQVFDFTLEPEEMNQVTALHRGWRYIVPTITVDGKSVPRDAGHPHYPFNDPY
- the nasp gene encoding nuclear autoantigenic sperm protein isoform X5, translated to MTAHAPKSSVKFESMEEKPSSSSAADSSVDVSEEAKKLIGTGNRHLVMGDVVSAVSVFQEACAMLAEKYGDTADECGEAFFLCGKALLELARMENTVLGNALEGVPEESSEEGEKQNDSKIESADNLDDEDDDDEDDEDEDADAEGETKDKESEEDEVGNLQLAWEMLEVAKVIYKRKDSKEDQLMAAQIYLKLGEVGAESGNYSQALEDFNECLTLQLKRLPSHSRLLAETHYQLGTTYSYTAQYSQAIEHFSNSIKVIESRLAMLQEVIDKAEGAEAAKEEKGELEELKQLLPEITEKIEDAKESQRTAAAASEAIHQTLAGASTSSAFPAENGGPSSSTASQIPVRPADGASSSKSASDISHLVRKKRKPDEESPKKDSDAKKTKQETSVNGSGDSAHIGNGLQEKMEQEPASSSSVETSA
- the nasp gene encoding nuclear autoantigenic sperm protein isoform X3, with the protein product MPEETAAASTAESMEEKPSSSSAADSSVDVSEEAKKLIGTGNRHLVMGDVVSAVSVFQEACAMLAEKYGDTADECGEAFFLCGKALLELARMENTVLGNALEGVPEESSEEGEKQNDSKIESADNLDEKTRDELRAQVYDAMSEDKTQSEVEKEVGEGEQKNQEEVKKQEKVESPNEGGAASPKTEKPAEHEAKPAENEKPAEKDAEKSEGVDESASKKEDVTVSNRAIEKAEQDEKVEEKHGNEENEEPMEEDGGGNEDDDDEDDEDEDADAEGETKDKESEEDEVGNLQLAWEMLEVAKVIYKRKDSKEDQLMAAQIYLKLGEVGAESGNYSQALEDFNECLTLQLKRLPSHSRLLAETHYQLGTTYSYTAQYSQAIEHFSNSIKVIESRLAMLQEVIDKAEGAEAAKEEKGELEELKQLLPEITEKIEDAKESQRTAAAASEAIHQTLAGASTSSAFPAENGGPSSSTASQIPVRPADGASSSKSASDISHLVRKKRKPDEESPKKDSDAKKTKQETSVNGSGDSAHIGNGLQEKMEQEPASSSSVETSA
- the akr1a1b gene encoding aldo-keto reductase family 1 member A1-B isoform X1, producing the protein MQHIQRALRLVIHSHKFYCRMAHRMSMNDFAVLSTGRKMPLVGLGTWKSEPGQVKQAIIWALQSGYRHIDCAPIYGNEPEIGEAFQEMMGPEKGIRREDVFVTSKLWNTKHHPDDVEPSLLKTLKDLKLEYLDLYLIHWPYAFQRGDTSFPRKEDGTLLYDNIDYKLTWAAMEKLVGKGLVRAIGLSNFNSRQIDDVLSVASVKPTVLQVESHPYLAQVELLAHCRDRGLVMTAYSPLGSPDRAWKHPEEPVLLEEPAIAALAKKYNKTPAQIIIRWQTQRGVVTIPKSITQSRIKENIQVFDFTLEPEEMNQVTALHRGWRYIVPTITVDGKSVPRDAGHPHYPFNDPY
- the nasp gene encoding nuclear autoantigenic sperm protein isoform X4, which codes for MTAHAPKSSVKFESMEEKPSSSSAADSSVDVSEEAKKLIGTGNRHLVMGDVVSAVSVFQEACAMLAEKYGDTADECGEAFFLCGKALLELARMENTVLGNALEGVPEESSEEGEKQNDSKIESADNLDEKTRDELRAQVYDAMSEDKTQSEVEKEVGEGEQKNQEEVKKQEKVESPNEGGAASPKTEKPAEHEAKPAENEKPAEKDAEKSEGVDESASKKEDVTVSNRAIEKAEQDEKVEEKHGNEENEEPMEEDGGGNEDDDDEDDEDEDADAEGETKDKESEEDEVGNLQLAWEMLEVAKVIYKRKDSKEDQLMAAQIYLKLGEVGAESGNYSQALEDFNECLTLQLKRLPSHSRLLAETHYQLGTTYSYTAQYSQAIEHFSNSIKVIESRLAMLQEVIDKAEGAEAAKEEKGELEELKQLLPEITEKIEDAKESQRTAAAASEAIHQTLAGASTSSAFPAENGGPSSSTASQIPVRPADGASSSKSASDISHLVRKKPASSSSVETSA
- the nasp gene encoding nuclear autoantigenic sperm protein isoform X1, with the protein product MTAHAPKSSVKFESMEEKPSSSSAADSSVDVSEEAKKLIGTGNRHLVMGDVVSAVSVFQEACAMLAEKYGDTADECGEAFFLCGKALLELARMENTVLGNALEGVPEESSEEGEKQNDSKIESADNLDEKTRDELRAQVYDAMSEDKTQSEVEKEVGEGEQKNQEEVKKQEKVESPNEGGAASPKTEKPAEHEAKPAENEKPAEKDAEKSEGVDESASKKEDVTVSNRAIEKAEQDEKVEEKHGNEENEEPMEEDGGGNEDDDDEDDEDEDADAEGETKDKESEEDEVGNLQLAWEMLEVAKVIYKRKDSKEDQLMAAQIYLKLGEVGAESGNYSQALEDFNECLTLQLKRLPSHSRLLAETHYQLGTTYSYTAQYSQAIEHFSNSIKVIESRLAMLQEVIDKAEGAEAAKEEKGELEELKQLLPEITEKIEDAKESQRTAAAASEAIHQTLAGASTSSAFPAENGGPSSSTASQIPVRPADGASSSKSASDISHLVRKKRKPDEESPKKDSDAKKTKQETSVNGSGDSAHIGNGLQEKMEQEPASSSSVETSA
- the nasp gene encoding nuclear autoantigenic sperm protein isoform X2, with translation MTAHAPKSSVKFESMEEKPSSSSAADSSVDVSEEAKKLIGTGNRHLVMGDVVSAVSVFQEACAMLAEKYGDTADECGEAFFLCGKALLELARMENTVLGNALEGVPEESSEEGEKQNDSKIESADNLDEKTRDELRAQVYDAMSEDKTQSEVEKEVGEGEQKNQEEVKKQEKVESPNEGGAASPKTEKPAEHEAKPAENEKPAEKDAEKSEGVDESASKKEDVTVSNRAIEKAEQDEKVEEKHGNEENEEPMEEDGGDEDDDDEDDEDEDADAEGETKDKESEEDEVGNLQLAWEMLEVAKVIYKRKDSKEDQLMAAQIYLKLGEVGAESGNYSQALEDFNECLTLQLKRLPSHSRLLAETHYQLGTTYSYTAQYSQAIEHFSNSIKVIESRLAMLQEVIDKAEGAEAAKEEKGELEELKQLLPEITEKIEDAKESQRTAAAASEAIHQTLAGASTSSAFPAENGGPSSSTASQIPVRPADGASSSKSASDISHLVRKKRKPDEESPKKDSDAKKTKQETSVNGSGDSAHIGNGLQEKMEQEPASSSSVETSA